The stretch of DNA TCCATGAATTTTAAGGAGTGGCCCCTCACCCCTCTCCACTACCACTGCAAGGACAGACCCAGAGGAAGACAGGAGCCCTGGAAACATCCATCAGTGGGACTAAGGGGAGGACCAGAGGGAGAAAGTGCCCCAGCTCTCCTGCCTTCAGCAGAGCCAGCCCCCAGCTCCCCAAGCCCTCCTAGGAGACACCTCCCCAGGGTGCCCTCCCCACCAAAGACTGGGAGGTCAGGTGTCAGGTTAGGCTCTCAGGAAGGAATTCCCCTCCCTTCAAGCCTCCAGTCAGAGTTCCTCTCAAGGGAAAGCCAATGAAAGGCAGGACTcagacaggagagaaaggcaCCAAGCATGGGGTTCCTGAAGGTCCCTTCTCCTCTGATGCTTGCCTGGGTGCACCGCTCAGAGACACCATCaattccccctcctcccaccgtGTTACCTACCATGGGTTGGAAGTTATCTTACCACAGGGTGGTTAAGCCCTGGCCTTTGGAGCCCCacacctggattcaaatcctagctcctTCACATATGAGCTGTGCGGCCAAGGGCCAGTTACTCCACCTCTCTGAACTCCCTATCCCCTTGGTCATTAGGCCTACAGACTCAGAGTCCAGGCCTCCTGGTTGTTTCTGGGCTCTGATTCTCGAACCAGactatctgggttcaaatcccagctccaatCCGTGCTTAACCTCTCTGCCTCAGGATCTTTATCTGTCAGGTGGGGACAATAATAGTACCTCCCCACCATCTAGCATTATTGTGAGAATTAGCAGAAGGAGTTTATGCAATGTGCTCAGATCAGACTTGGCACACAATTAGCACCCACTAAGTATTGGCTATCATTAGCAATAGCTGATAAGTTTGGAACGTACCATGCACCGCACCTTGCACCTTGCACCTTGCACCGTCTCTGACTGGTAGTAAGAGCTCATTAACTAGAAGCTATGATTACCTTCACCCCACTAGACTATCCTGGCCCTGGGGGTGGGTTCTGGGTTATATCCATCTTTGATTCCCCAGCAGCCAGCACGGGGCCTGGCACCAAGCTCAAAGAAGACCTGCCCGGAGGATCAGAAGATCCAGGAGGGTGTGGGGTGGCACGAGCCTCCCACCAGGGAGAAGAGGAACCGAGGTGtcagggaagagaaaacagagcagaGGGAGAAAGGCCGAGGCAGAGAGATAAGCAAGTGAAGTGAGTGAGAAAAGGAACAGGAGAGGCTGTGGCGGAGAGAGATAAGGAGGAAGGATGGAGAAGGCGAGGGTCGAGGAAAATGCCCAGGGAGGCAGGGAGCCCCGGGGACAAGCGCTGGGCGAGGCCAGGGCCGCAGCAGCGGAGCCGAGCCGGGAGAGGGGCGCAAGACCGGGCGCTGGGCGGGACGCGCGGGCAGGGTGCGGGAGGGGCTGAGGGCCGCCCCCACTGCATCCCCGCCTTGGAGCGGGGGCCAGACGGCCGGAGATTGGCTGGGGCGCACGGCGAGGCCCGGGCTGGAGCCCCGAGGTGGGAGGCGCCAGCATCAGTTGGGGCGCCCGGAGCGCAGGCTGCCACCCACCTGGGCGACCTCCGCGGCGGCGGTTGGGGAGAGTCAGGGCCGGGGGCGCACGCCGGGACATCTGGGCCGCCGGGCACCGAACGTCGGGGGGCTGCGCGGCGCGCGCCTGGACAGGGCGCAGCCATGCGGGCAGCGGCGGGGGTGGCGCGGACAGCCGCTCTGGCGCTGTTGCTGGGGGCGCTGCACTGGACGCCGGCGCGCGGCGAGGAGTACGACTACTATGGCTGGCAGGCCGAGCCGCTGCACGGCCGCTCCTACTCCAAGCCGCCGCAGTGCCTCGATATCCCTGCCGACCTGCCGCTCTGCCACACGGTGGGCTACAAGCGCATGCGGCTGCCCAACCTGCTGGAGCACGAGAGCCTGGCCGAAGTGAAGCAGCAGGCAAGCAGCTGGCTGCCGCTTCTGGCCAAGCGCTGCCACTCGGATACGCAAGTCTTCCTCTGCTCGCTCTTTGCGCCCGTCTGTCTCGACCGGCCCATCTACCCGTGCCGCTCGCTGTGCGAGGCCGTGCGTGCCGGCTGCGCGCCACTCATGGAGGCCTACGGCTTCCCCTGGCCCGAGATGCTGCACTGCCACAAGTTCCCCCTGGACAACGACCTCTGCATCGCCGTGCAGTTCGGGCAcctgcccgccaccgcgcctccAGGtagcgccgccgccgccgtcccCGCGCGCTCCGTCGGCCCTGCAGCTCCCCTAGCACAGCTCTGCGAATCCCCCAAGAGGTGCAGCTCCccctcttcacacacacacacacacacaacacacgcTGTCTTAGCTCAGCCCATCGCCCCCGGAATTATCCCCCGCAGCCTTCCCGCCTTCCCACCTCCCCAGGGAGTAGCAGCGTAGTGCCTCCCTGCGGCTCCAGACCTTCCCTCTGGCTCTCGTTCCCTGGACACCCCTGGCACCCCTCTCAGTGCCCACCCAACCAAGCTGCTGAGAATCCCCCAATGCCGTCCCCCCATCTTGGGACGTCCTGATAAATGCCTTATGACCCCTCTCAGCCCACGAATGTCTGGGGTCGTTAAACAATGCCTTTCACCTGGATCCCGAGGCACCAAAGCAAGCAACACTCCCATCCCGTGTTGGGACcttgggaagagaggagaggtgaGGGAAGGGATGTGGGGAAAGACTGGAGACTAAGAACGTTCCTGGGCTATGGTCTGCCTCCCCATTTTCTGTACCTGGAACCCTAAGATCTCCACCCTCTTCCTCCGTTCCACTGGCTGGGAGTCATTTGGGTAAGGCTCACTGCGGAAGGAAGAGCAGATTAGGCTCTGCCCCTAAAGAAAAGCCCTTAGGCAAGTTGCTTGacttcactgagcctcagtttcccccatccATAAAATAGGAAGCCATCCCAGGCTCATGAAACCTGTGAGATCCTAagtccctcctcccacccacaccCTCAGTCCCCTGAACCCTGATTTCTCcctggtctcagcctcccctTTGCTGTGCTGGTCCACATAGCTCTTCCAGGCTGGCTCCATGCCCTCACCCCCTTCCTCCCCGTCTGCTGTCAGACTTGAGTAACccgctctgggcctcagttcccttttctccaaaatAGGAATAagggccaggcaccgtggttcatgcctgtaatcccagcactttgggaggccaaggtgggtgaatcacttgaggtcaggagttctagaccagcctggccaacatggtgaaaccccatctctattgaaaatacaaaaattagccaggcacagtggcacacacctgtaatctcagctacttgagaggctgagacagaagaatcgcttaaacctgggaggcggagattgcagtgagctgagattagagagccactgcactccagcctgggtgacagagtgagaccccgtctcaaaaataaaataggaataagaaTCCCTACTTCATAGGCTGAGGATGAGAGGAGATGAAATTTAAACGACAATGCACATCATGGCTGTGGCCGCCAGGGTCATGGAGCAGTCACTGTACCCACCTGGCAGTTTTGTCCCTGCACAGCCTGTCTGGTGATTGTCAGTCACTCTGTGAGCGGGTAGTGATATGATTGCCATCATCCCATTTCTGGATAAGGAAGTAGAGGCTTGGCAGGGGGAAGTGGCTGGTCAGTGAGGAAGCCTGCACCCTGAGTGGCTGTTGGAACTCCAATCCCCTCACCAActgtcccccaaccccaccccacttTCTCTCTTCAGTGACCAAGATCTGCGCCCAGTGTGAGATGGAGCATAGCGCTGACGGCCTCATGGAGCAGATGTGCTCCAGTGACTTTGGTGAGTGTGGGGCCCATGCTGCCACTGCCCTGGCACCACCCCCAGCCTCTTTTTCTTGACACACACGGGAACAGACGTGCCCACATCCATCACAGTGAATCCCAACAGGTTTTGCATCATGGCTCTGGTTTAGAATCCAATGATAACCATAAACCCTCTCCCAAGAGAAATGCACCTCTTTCTGCATCATCTCAGGACCATCACAAGTCCCTCAAGGCTATGGGCCTTAGGCCTCAGAAACCACCCCGGCCAGGGCTCCCGCAGCCCTCCCTTGGTGTCATTTTCAGAGGGGCCTCCATGACTGGATCATCTCTGTGGATAGTGCAGGCTTAGCCCAGAGATGGATGGAGCCAGGTGGGGAGTGATGGCTCTAGGATGGAAGTGGAGCACCCTTGTCCGTGGGTACCTCCACCTGGGACTCAGCACACCTCCTGCCAGCAGAATTGTGGTCACCTGTCACCACAACTTCATCCCAGAGCCTTCCCATTTTCTGGGAAAACCCAGCCAAGTCCGGTCAGGACCCGGCTCACATATGGGCCACGCAGTCCAGTGTGTGATCTTTGCCAAGTCAGTTCCCTGTTTTGTGTCTTAGCCTCCCtgtctataaaaaagaaaaaaggagatgatAATGAAGTCCTTTCTTCAGAGGAGTCTTTTATGTCGGTAGCCTGTTTGTGTTTGGAAAGAGAATACTGCTATtgcaaggggtgtgtgtgtgtgtcagagagagaaagagaagaggaaggggacataaagaaaaggaacaagattTTATGACAATTTCC from Papio anubis isolate 15944 chromosome 11, Panubis1.0, whole genome shotgun sequence encodes:
- the SFRP5 gene encoding secreted frizzled-related protein 5, giving the protein MRAAAGVARTAALALLLGALHWTPARGEEYDYYGWQAEPLHGRSYSKPPQCLDIPADLPLCHTVGYKRMRLPNLLEHESLAEVKQQASSWLPLLAKRCHSDTQVFLCSLFAPVCLDRPIYPCRSLCEAVRAGCAPLMEAYGFPWPEMLHCHKFPLDNDLCIAVQFGHLPATAPPVTKICAQCEMEHSADGLMEQMCSSDFVVKMRIKEIKIENGDRKLIGAQKKKKLLKPGPLKRKDTKRLVLHMKNGAGCPCPQLDGLAGSFLVMGRKVDGQLLLMAVYRWDKKNKEMKFAVKFMFSYPCSLYYPFFYGAAEPH